The Sphingopyxis sp. BE259 nucleotide sequence AACCACCATCCAGACTGCCAGGGCCGCGAGCAGCAATAACGGCATCTTGAGCGACCGCCAGGCCGACGCGGGCGTCATCGCCACGGCGCCAAAGGCAAAGAGGACGGCGAAAGCGCGCAAAAAGGGCAGCGATGCGATGTCGCTGCGCGACGAACCACCCATCAATGCGATGATCGCGACGAACGCCGTCGCCATCACCCACCGGCCCCGCGCTGACATTTCGCCAGCGGCGGTAAACAGATGCGCCTTTCTGGTTGACGATCCCTTGGTCGGAAATCGGTTCATCGAACAACGCCGCCGTTCAACCGGCGCAGCGTCGGCGCGGCCCCGTTAAGGCTCATGGCTCCTACAACTCCCATATTGCTTGCCGCTCGCCGCTCGGCTTACGCGTCATCAACTGTGTCGAGAAACCAGCGATTATCGCCTTCCAAACCCAGCGCGGTCAGACGTCCCGTCATATAGGCTCCCGTATCGATTCCGATCCGATTCGCCGCCTCGTCAACGGTTTCGGATATGGTGTGGCCATAAACGATTATCCCGTCAAAGCTATCGTTGGCTTCCAGAAAATCCTCGCGGATCCAGCGCAGGTCGGACAGTTTCTGCCGCTCCAGCGGCACGCCGGGCCGCACCCCCGCATGGACAAAGACATAGTCGCCGATCTGGACCATATCTTCGCCGCGGCTCAGGAAATCGATGTGCGACTGCGGCACCACACCGGGCAACTGCTGCGCCAGCTCTTCGAAACTCGCCGCGGCATAGGCCGCATCATCGCCCCAATAGCTGCGGATGGTGGCGTCGCCGCCGATACGGACGAAATAACGCACCCGTTTCAAATCGCCGGTCAGCGCGGCGAGGAAACATTCTTCGTGATTGCCGATGAGCATCACCACCTTGTCGAACGGCGCCCCCAGCCCGATTGCCCGCTCGATCACCGATGCGGAATCGGGACCGCGATCGACAAGATCGCCAAGTAAGATCAAGGTTGTAAAGGCCTCGCCGCGGGCGGCGTTATCGGCCTCGACCTTGGCCAGCAATTGCGCGAAAAGATCATCACGGCCGTGAATATCGCCGATAGCATAAACGCGCTGGCCATCGGGCACGCGCGAAGGCGTCGCCGACACCCGGTCGTCGCGTTGCCGGCGTTTCAAGAAACCTAGAAATGACATATGGGCGTTATATCAACTATATCAGCAGCTTACAAAACCGAACATGTCCGTCTGCCCCCTCGATGACGGATGCCGTGCCACTTTGTGATACACCAACCGGACAGCCGATCGAGAATCCCTTGCGGTCGGCGCGGCGATTAGAGCCAAGTTAAGCGACCGGCAAGAGCTTTGCGCTAGGACGGCCGGAAGATTAGCCAAGGAACCACCCGATTCATGCCTTTGGAACTGCGTTCACCCCCCCCGCCTGACAGCCGAAAAATCATGGTCGTGTTTGGCACCCGTCCAGAAGCGATCAAGATGTTCCCGGTGGTCCACGCCTTGCGCCAGACGCCGACGCTCGACGTGCGCGTTTGCGTGACTGCGCAGCACCGCGAGATGCTCGACCAGGTTCTCGAAATCGCCCGGATCACCCCGGACGTCGATCTGGATGTCATGCAGGCCAACCAGACGCTGGACGGCCTGCTCGCCCGGCTGGTGGTCGGACTGGGCGAAACATTCGACGGCGAACAGCCCGACCGAGTGCTGGTGCATGGCGACACGTTGACGACAATGGCCGCCACCCTCGCAGCTTATTTCCGCAAGATCCCGGTCGGCCATGTCGAGGCGGGCTTGCGCAGTGGCAATATCTACCATCCTTGGCCTGAAGAGGTGAACCGCAAGGTCGCCGGAGCGGTGGCTGACCTGCATTTCGCGCCGACCGAAACCGCGGCGGGGGCGTTGCGAGCCGAAAATGTGCCCGCTGACCGGATTCACATCACGGGCAACACCGTCATCGATGCGCTGCTCGCGACCAAGGCGCGGATCGATGAGGAGCCGGTGCTTGCCGCGGGCCTTGATCCGCTGCTTGCGCGCTTTGCCGGCAAGCGGATCATCGCGGTGACGTCGCACCGGCGCGAGAATTTCGGTGAGGGGATGAAAGCGATCGCCGATGCCATCGCAGGGATCGCCGCGCGCGACGACGTCGCGGTCGTCTTTCCGGTCCACCCGAACCCACATGTCCGCAGCGCGATGGAGCCGATCCTCGGCAATCTCGACAATGTCGCGTTGATTGATCCGCTGGACTATCCGCACTTCGTCCGCCTGCTTGCCGCAAGCGAGCTGGTACTGACCGACAGTGGCGGGGTTCAGGAAGAAGCGCCGGCGCTGGGCAAACCGGTGCTGGTCATGCGCGAAACGACCGAGCGCCCCGAAGGCATCGAGGCGGGCACTGCGCGGCTTGTCGGAACCGACAAAGCGCGTATTGTTTCCGAAATTTTCAGGCTTCTGGACGATAAAGACGTCTATTCGGCCATGGCGCGCGCCCACAATCCGTTCGGTGACGGCACGGCGGCCAGACAGATTGCGGAGATTGTTGCACGTGCCCATTGATACACATCAGACGGTCACCGTCCTCGGGCTTGGTTACATCGGCCTGCCGACCGCCGCGTTGATCGCGCGCTCGGGTTGCAAGGTGACCGGCGTCGATGTCAGTCAGCATGTCGTCGATACGGTCAACAGCGGCAAAGTGCATATCGAAGAAGTCGACCTCGACGGCTTGGTCCAAGGGGTCGTTGCGCGCGGTGCGCTGGTGGCGTCGGTCGATGTCGCGCCCGCCGACACTTTTGTCATCGCGGTGCCGACGCCCCACGATGACGCGCACCGGCCCGACATTACCCATGTCCTGTCCGCCGCGCGCGCAATCGCGCCGAAACTGGAAGCGGGCAATCTCGTCATCCTCGAATCGACCTCACCCGTCGGCACGACCGAAAAGGTCGCCGCGCTGCTCGCCGAGTTGCGCCCCGACCTCAAGGTTCCCGGCGCCTGCGCCGGCGCCGCCGACATCTTCGTCGCCTATTGCCCCGAACGCGTGCTGCCCGGCCGCATCCTGGTCGAGCTGGTCGATAATGATCGCTGCATCGGCGGCATCACGCCGCGCTGCGCCCGCCGCGCGATGACCTTTTACCGCCAGTTCGTGCGCGGCGCGTGCGTAACCACGTCGGCGCGCGCCGCCGAAATGGTGAAGCTGGTCGAAAACAGCTACCGTGACGTCAACATCGCCTTTGCCAATGAGCTGTCGATGATGGCCGAACAGATGGGGGTCGATGTCTGGGAGGTGATCCGCCTCGCCAACCGTCACCCGCGCGTCAACATCCTGCAACCCGGCCCTGGCGTCGGCGGCCATTGCATCGCGGTCGATCCTTGGTTCCTGGTCCATGGCGCCCCCGATCACAGCCGCCTGATCCGCACCGCGCGCGAGGTCAATCTGGCCAAGACCGCGCATGTCATTGGCGCCGCCGAAATGCTGGTGTCACAATATCCCCACGCGCGCGTCGCCTGCCTCGGCCTCGCGTTCAAACCCAATATCGACGATTTCCGCGAAAGCCCCGCGGTCGAAGTCGCTGCGGCACTAGCGCGCCGGTTCGGCCAGCAGATCCAGATCGTCGAACCCTATGCCCGGGGGCTGCCGATGGAGTTCGCCGGGACCGGCGCCGCGTTGATCGATCTCGACAGTGCGCTGGCCGCCTGTGACATTCTGATCGTCCTCGTCGATCACGACCTGTTCAAATCCATCCCGCTGGAAGAACGCAGCGACAAAATCGTCTATGACACGCGCGGCCTGTGGCTCGACCAACCGAATGTGGCAGGCGCCAGTCCGCTGCATCGCGCGGCCTGAACCCTCCTTGTACATGGCATCCCTTCCCCGTCCGCGCCATAACGCCGGAAACGTCCGGCGACTGCCACGCCTGGTCGTCGAAAAGCCGTGGGGACGCGACGATATTCCGCGCGAATATGGCGATTTTCAGGGACGCCGCATCGGAGAGATCTGGTTCGCTCATCCGGGCGGCGATGCCGCGCCGCTGATGGTCAAATTCCTGTTCACCTCCGAACGCCTGTCAGTTCAGGTTCACCCCGATGACATTGCGGCAAAAGCCGCAGGCCTGGCGCGGGGCAAGGACGAATGTTGGCTAGTCCTCGCGGCCGACGCCGATGCCGAACTGGGCGCGGGGTTGACCGTTGAGGTCGACCGCGACGCACTCCGCGCCGCAGCGCTCGACGGCTCGATCGTCGATCTGATCGACTGGCGGGCTGCGGCCAAGGATGATTTCGTCTACAACCCCGCTGGCACGATCCACGCGATCGGGGCCGGCCTGACGATTGTCGAAGTGCAGCAAAATATCGATCGCACCTACCGGCTCTATGACTATGGCAGGCCGCGCGATCTGCACCTGGACGAGGGGCTGGCCGTTGCCCGGCTCGATCCCGTCGCCGACCCCCGCGACCGCCGTGTCGATCCCGCCGCCGATGCCAGGCTGGTCAGCGGTCCCCATTTCCACGTGCTCCACCTGACCGGGTCGGTCAATCAGGAGGCGATCGCTGATGCCCGTGGTGAACTGACGTTCGTGCCGCTGTCGCCCGGATGCCGCGCGGCGGGCGAAACGGTATCGCTGGGAGAAGCGGTGCTGATCGACGATGCCTCGCTGGTCGAAATCGCACCCGGCGCCCGCGCCCTTCTGTGCTGGGCCGCCTGACCGGCCCATCGCCCTCCTCTTGCGGCCCCGCCCGCTATCTCCCATATCCCGCCCCATGACCAATTCTCATGCGCAAAGTGCCGCGCCTTGGCACGGAACCACCATCCTGTCCGCCCGCACCCCAGACAAGGTCGTCATCATCGGCGACGGGCAGGTGTCGATGGGCCAGACCGTGATGAAGCCCAACGCGCGCAAGGTTCGGCGCCTGCATGATGGCAGCGTCATCGGCGGATTTGCTGGCGCAACCGCCGACGCCTTTACGCTTTTCGAGCGGCTAGAGGCCAAGCTGGAACGCCACAACGGCCAATTGCTGCGCGCCGCGGTCGAACTCGCCAAGGATTGGCGCACCGACAAATTTCTCCGCAATCTCGAAGCGATGATGATCGTCGCCGACAAGGAGGTCACTTTGGTCATCACCGGCAACGGCGACGTGCTGGAGCCCAAGGGTGGCATCGCCGCGATCGGATCGGGCGGCAATTACGCCCTCGCTGCCGCGACCGCGCTCGCCGAATATGAAAAGGACGCCGAAATACTGGTGCGCAAGGCGATGCAGGTCGCCGCCGACATCTGCGTCTATACCAACGACCAGTTCACCCAAGAAACCATCGAAACCCAGGCGTAAAAACAGATGAACAAAGACCTGACTCCCAAGGCGATCGTCGCTGCGCTCGACACGCATATCATCGGCCAGGACGCCGCCAAGCGCGCGGTCGCGGTGGCGCTGCGCAATCGCTGGCGCCGCCAGCAGCTGTCGGCCGACTTGCGCGACGAAGTGACGCCGAAGAATATCCTGATGATCGGCCCCACCGGCTGCGGCAAGACCGAGATTTCGCGCCGTCTGGCCAAGCTCGCCGACGCCCCCTTTATCAAGGTCGAGGCGACCAAATTCACTGAGGTCGGCTATGTCGGTCGCGACGTCGAACAGATCGCCCGCGACTTGGTCGAAGAAGCCGTGCGGCTGGAAAAAGAGCGCCGCCGCGAAGCGGTGCGCGCCGCCGCCGAGGAAGCCGCGATGGAACGCCTGCTCGATGCGTTGACCGGCAAAGGCGCGAGCGAGGCGACGCGGCAGAGCTTTCGCCAGCGCATTCGCGACGGACATCTCGACGACAGCGAGGTCGAGATCGAAATCGCCGATGCGCCGTCGATGCCGTTCGAACTGCCCGGCCAGCCGGGACAGATGAACATGATCAACCTGTCCGACATGCTCGGCAAGGCGATGGGCGGCGCCCCCAAAAAGCGCCGCAAGCTGAAGGTGATTGACGCCGCAACGCGGCTGATCGAAGAGGAACAAGACAAACGGCTCGATCAGGACGACGTCGCGCGCATCGCGCTGGCCGATGCCGAGGCTAACGGCATTGTCTTCCTCGACGAGATCGACAAAATCGCGGTCAGCGATGTGCGCGGCGGGTCCGTCAGCCGCGAAGGAGTGCAGCGCGACCTGCTGCCGCTGATCGAGGGAACGACAGTGGCGACCAAATATGGTCCGATGAAGACCGACCACATCCTGTTCATCGCCAGCGGCGCCTTTCATGTCGCCAAGCCGAGCGACCTGCTCCCCGAGCTGCAAGGCCGTTTGCCGATCCGCGTCGAGCTGAGCGCGCTCACCGAAGCCGATTTTGTCCGCATCCTGAGCGAAACCAAAGCGGGGCTGCCCGAACAATATGCCGCGCTGCTCGGCACCGAGGGGGTTACCCTGTCGTTCACCGACGACGCGATCGCGCGGGTCGCCAAGCTGGCCGCCGAGGTCAATGAACGGGTCGAAAATATCGGCGCGCGGCGATTGCAGACGATCATGGAGCGGCTGGTCGAGGAGGTCAGCTTTGGCGCCGAGGACATGACCGGCACCACGCTGGCGGTCGATGCCGCCTATGTCGATCGCCAACTCGCCGAAGTGGTCGGCGATACCGACCTCAGCAAATATGTGCTGTAGCCCGCGGCGGTTCGGGCGGACGTATTAAGGCATCTTTTCAGCCTTTCGTTCGCCGAACTTCATTTGACTTTTTCCGTTCGTCAATGCGATGAATGGCGCGACACGGTCACACAGGGTTGCAACCGACCGGCGCGGAGACAGTAATGACAGATGAGGACGTCGCCCCGGAACAGGGCGAGTTGGCGATCACGCGCACCGGCGATCGGCTTCGGCTGGCGCGGGAAGCGGCGGGGTTGTCGCTTGCCGATGTGGCGACGCGGACGCGGATCACCCAGCGTCATCTGTCGGCGATCGAAAAGTCGGATTTCTCGGAACTCCCGGGCCGCACCTATGTCACCGGTTTTGCGCGCGCTTACGCCCGCGCGGTCGACCTGCCGGAGGCCGAAGTCGGCGCCGCGGTCCGCCGTGAACTCGAAGAAGACGCTTATGGCGCGCGGCCGCTTTATGAAGCCTATGAGCCGACCGATCCGGCCCGCCTGCCCACCGCACGGATGACCTGGACGCTGGTGATCGTCGCGCTGCTCCTCGCCTCGGCCTATGGCGTGTGGCGTTTCCTGTCAGTCGAACCCGGCGAAGCCCTGGTGGCGGCACAGAACCGCGCGGCCGACGCATCCGAAGCGCCGCAGAGCGACGCCGCCACACCGCCGACAGCCAAAGCAGGCACCGCCGCCGTCGCCGCCAATGCGCCCGTCGTGCTGACCGGCATATCCGAAGTGTGGATCGGATTCGACGACGCGGCGGGTAAGACCGAAAACTGGCGGACGCTCGATCCGGGCGAAACCTATCAGGTGCCGCCCGAATATATCGCGCAATTCACGCTGCGCACGAGCATTCCGCAGGCGCTGAAGGTGACTGTCGGCGGCCGCGACGTCGGCGCGATCGGGCCGGCTGACACGCTGGTAAAAGGCATTTCGCTCAAGCCCGCCGACCTGGTGGCGCGCGCCGAAGGCAATGGCGCCGCGAACGCAGCGGCGACGGCGAGCGCGCAGCCCAAGGGCTGAATCGGCCATCATTCGGGCCGGTCAGAGCGGCAGCGCGCCGAATTGAGTTTGCGCTGGCGCGCGTTGCCGCGTTATGAGCGACAAAATGGTTAATTGGTGGGGGCCGAACGGCAGATGAAGATGCGTGATATCACTTTCCTCGGGGCGGCTTCCGTCGCGCTGCTGGCGACGATGCCCGCGGCGGCGCAGGACGGCGCCATCGACAAGCGGGTCGAGCGGCTGGAAAAGGAAATGCGGGCGGTCCAGCGCTCAGTGTTTCCCGGCGGCAGCCCGACCTTTTTCGAAGGCGAGATCGCGCCCGACAACACTCCAGGCGAACGCGCGCGAACCAATGCGCCGGTCATCGACCTGACCGCCCGCGTCGATGCGCTGGAAAGCCAGCTCCAGACCCTGACCGGCCAGACCGAACAAAATGCGTTTCAGCTGCGCGAGCTGGAAAAGCAGTTCACCGCCTACAAGGCCGAGATGGACAAGCGATTTGCCGACCCGGCGGCCGTGGCAACGCCCGCGAGCCTGTCGCCTACCCCGACGGTGAAGCCGCCCGCGACCACATCGACAGCAGCCGCCGCACCGGCGAAAAAGCCGACAACAACCGCCGCCAAGCCCGCGAACGCCACCCCCAATGCCGCGCGGCTCGCGCTGGTCAAAAAAGTCGAAATCCCTGCGACCGGCAACGACACGAAAGACGCCTACGACTATGGCTATCGCCTGTGGGAAGCCAAGCTCTACCCCGAGGCGCAGGTCCAGCTGAAACAGGTCGTGACCAAATGGCCGAACAGCAGCCAGGCCAGCTTTGCCCAGAATCTGCTGGGCCGTGCCTATCTGGACGAAGGCAAACCCAGCCTCGCGGCCGTCGCATTCTACAACAATTACAAGGATCGTCCGAGCGGCGCCCGCGCGCCGCACAGCCTGATGTACATGGGCGTCGCGCTCGACAAGCTCGGCCGCAAGGCCGACGCCTGCAAGGCGTTCCGCGAGCTCGAAGAAGTCTATGGTGACAAGGCTCCGCAGGATGTCCGGACCGATGCAGCTACCGCCAAAACAAAAGCAGGTTGCTGACCGCGACAGCGCCGACCGGCTGGCGAGCGACCTGCGCGCGCTCGTTGGATCCGATTGGCACCGCTTCCATTATGGCGTCGCCGTGTCCGGCGGGCCAGACAGCATGGCACTGCTCTGGCTGATGGCCACGCTGCTGCCTGGACAGGTCTGGGCGGCAACGGTCGATCACGGCCTTCGCAAGGGATCCGACGACGAAGCCCGCATGGTCGCGGGCTTTTGCGAGCGCGAACATATCCCGCATTCGACCCTGCGACCCGCCGCGCCGATCAAGGGATCGTTGCAAGCCGCGGCGCGGGCCGAACGCTATCAGCTGCTCGAACAATGGCGCGGCGCCAACGCGCTCGATCATATCGTCACCGCGCACCATGCCGACGACCAGCTTGAAACGCTGGTGATGCGGCTCAATCGCAGCAGCGGCGTCAGCGGCCTCGCCGCGATCCGCGCGCGCAACGGCGTCATTCTGCGCCCCTTGCTGCGCTGGCGGCGCGGCGATCTCGTCGATCTGGCGCTCGATGCCGACCTGCCCTTCGTCGATGATCCGTCGAACAGCGACAATCGGTTCGACCGCGCGCGGCTGCGCCAGGCGCTGCGATCGCAGTCGGTGCTCGACCCGGCGGCGGCGGCGCGATCGGCCGAGTGGCTGGCCGAGGCCGACGAGGCGATCGACTGGGCGGTCGAGCGGTCGATCGCATCCTGGCCCGACGCTTCCGACATCGCGGTGATCCGCGATGAGGGCTATCCGCGCGAGATGTTCCGCCGCATCGTGGCGCAGCGCCTGCGCGCCAATGCGCCGCAGCTCGCGGTGCGCGGTGCCTCGCTCGATGGCGTGATTGCCGCGATGCATGGCGGCAAGCGCGCGATGGTCGGAGCGCTGCTGATCGATGCCGTTCGCGGCTTTGAAGGGACAATCTGGCGCATTTCTGCGGCACCGCGCCGGAAAGCGCCCAAAAAGGCCTGATTGCCTCATTGTCATTTAACCCGATTATCCTATCTTGTGGGGACAGGAGCGCATCGCCGCGCCGATTAGGAAAGTACTCGCATGCAGGACGACAAGGAACCGCAGGGCAACCCCTGGATGAAGAGTGTGATGATCTGGAGCGGCATCTTGCTGGCCATGCTCCTCGTCGCCTCGATGTTCGGCGGCGCCGCGCAGCCTGCGGGCAGCGCGCTGGCCTATTCGGAGTTCCGCCAGAAGGTCGAGGAAGGCAGCGTCAAGGACGTCGTGCTGTCCGAAGACAAGGTAACCGGCACGCTGTCGAACGGCGACCGCTTCACCGCCAATGTCGTGCGAGATCCCGACTTGCTCAAGATGCTCAATGACAATGGCGTCAAATATGACGGCAAGGCGACCGAAGCGCCCAATTTCTGGATGTATATGCTCTTCCAGTCGCTGCCCTTCCTGCTGATTCTCGGCATCGCGTTTTTCGTGTTTCGCCAGGTTCAGAAAAACAACGGCTCGGGTGCGATGGGCTTTGGCAAGTCGCGCGCCAAGATGCTGACCGAAAAACAGGGCAAAGTGACTTTCGACGATGTCGCCGGGATCGACGAAGCCCGCGAGGAGCTCGAGGAAATCGTCGAGTTCCTGCGCGATCCGACCAAATTCTCGAAGCTCGGCGGCCAGATTCCGAAGGGCGCGCTGCTCGTCGGTTCGCCCGGCACTGGCAAGACGCTGCTCGCCCGCGCTATCGCGGGTGAAGCGGGCGTGCCCTTTTTCACCATTTCGGGTTCGGATTTCGTCGAAATGTTTGTCGGCGTCGGCGCCAGCCGCGTCCGCGATATGTTCGAACAGGCCAAGCGCAACGCGCCGTGCATCGTGTTCATCGACGAAATCGACGCGGTCGGCCGCCACCGCGGCGCTGGGCTCGGCAATGGTAATGACGAGCGCGAACAGACACTTAACCAGCTGCTCGTCGAAATGGACGGCTTCGAGGCGAACGAAGGCATCATCATCGTCGCCGCGACCAACCGCCCCGACGTGCTCGACCCGGCCCTCCTCCGCCCGGGCCGCTTCGACCGCCAGGTCGTTGTGCCGCGCCCCGACATCGAGGGTCGCCAGAAGATCCTCGAAGTCCACACCCGCAAAAAGCCGCTCGCACCCGACGTCGATCTGCGCCGCGTCGCGCGCGGCACCCCGGGCTTCTCCGGCGCCGATCTGGCCAATCTGTGCAACGAAGCCGCGCTGCTCGCGGCGCGCAAGGGCAAGCGCCTGATCGCCAACGACGAATTCGAAGAAGCGAAGGACAAGGTCATGATGGGCGCCGAGCGGCGTTCGATGGTAATGACCGAAGACGAGAAGAAATCGACCGCCTATCACGAGGCGGGTCATGCGCTCGTATCGTTGCATGTCGACGGTTGCGACCCGCTGCACAAGGTGACGATCATCCCGCGCGGTCGCGCGCTCGGCGTGACGTGGAACCTGCCCGAACGCGACCGTTATTCGATGAGCATGAAGCAGATGAAGGCGCGGCTTGCGCTCTGCTTTGGCGGCCGCATCGCCGAACAGCTGATCTACGGCAAGGACGAACTCAACACCGGTGCGTCGAACGACATTCAGCAGGCGACCGACATGGCGCGCTCGATGGTCATGGAATATGGCATGTCGGAAAAACTGGGCTGGCTGCGTTATCGCGACAATCAGGACGAGGTTTTCCTCGGCCATAGCGTATCGCGCGCGCAGAATATGTCCGAAGATACCGCGCGGCTGATCGACGCCGAAGTTCGCCGGTTGGTCGAAGAAGGCGAGAATGTCGCGCGCAAGGTGTTGACCGATCATCTCGACGAGCTCCACCTGCTCGCTGGCGCGCTGCTCGAATATGAAACGCTGTCGGGAGAGGAATCGAAACGCGCGATCAAGGGCGAAGACATCGGCCGCGAGGACGATGCCGACAAGCGCGGCACCCCGGTTGCGGGCCATGCAGGCTCGCTGCCGCAGATCAAGCGCAAGCCGCGCGGACCGTTCGGCGACCCCAAGCCCCAAGGCGCCTAGGCCTGGAGCCCGGCGCGTCCGATTCAGGGGTTATTCATTGGCTGACGGCATTTTGCGGCGCATGGTCCCGGCGAAACATGCCCGCATCCTGCCAGTCTTGCTCGCCGCGCCATTGCTGGTCGCGATGGCGCCCGGGGACATGAGCGTCGCGGCCTTTCTGGCGCGCGCCGATGCCATCGCCCGGCTCGGGCCGCTTGCGCTGGCCACGCCGCAGGGAAACCAGCTCAAGGGCGAAGTCGTCGCCGCCGGGAAACGGTACAAGGCGCGGATCGACGCCGATCGCCGCGCGGGCCGGAAAACGACGAGTTGCCCGCCCGAATCGGGGACGCTGACCCCCGACCAGTGGTTGGCGCATCTGCGATCCTATCCTGCCCCGGCGCGCAAGGCGGTGACCATCAATACGGCGTTCGATGCGCTGATGAAGAAACGCTACCCCTGCCCTGCCTGATGCGCCATGGAGCGATCGACCAAGGAGACGGTGATGATCGGTAAAGCGTGGAAAATTCTGGCGATGCCAATTGTGGCGATGGCCGTCGGCATGGGGATCGTTGCGATACCCGTCGCCGCGCAAGGCACTGGCGCGCTGACCAGCAAGATCGAACTTGAAAAATTGACCCCGACAACCGACGGGCACGCCCCCGCAAAATCCTATATCGCGCCTGACGTCGTGGTCCCCGGCGACCGCATCCGGGTGACTTTGACCTTCACCAACAATGGCGCCGCGCCCGCGGCCGGGCTGAATCTGACCAACCCCATCCCCGAAGGTCTGGTGTTCGACGAAACCGCTGACACCGCCGGATTTTCGGTTTCGGTCGATGGCGGCAAGACGTTTGGTGCGCTCGCGGGCCTGACCATGCCGGTATCCGGTGCCGATCCCCGCGCCGCGGCGGCGGCCGATGTCACCCATGTCCGCTGGCTGTGGCCCGATGCGGTGGCGCCCGGCCAAAGCCGCTCGGTCGCCTTTTTCGGCCGCGTCCGTTGATCGCACGCGGCGCAAGCCGATGATAATTTACTGCGACGAATCGGGCGGACTCAACGCGGGCGCGATGACCTTTTCAGCGGTGATGCTGACGCCGCAGGCGGCGGCCGATATTCACGCGCGATTTCGCAGCGTCACCGGCCTGCGCGGAGAGTTGAAGGGCAGCC carries:
- a CDS encoding class I mannose-6-phosphate isomerase — its product is MASLPRPRHNAGNVRRLPRLVVEKPWGRDDIPREYGDFQGRRIGEIWFAHPGGDAAPLMVKFLFTSERLSVQVHPDDIAAKAAGLARGKDECWLVLAADADAELGAGLTVEVDRDALRAAALDGSIVDLIDWRAAAKDDFVYNPAGTIHAIGAGLTIVEVQQNIDRTYRLYDYGRPRDLHLDEGLAVARLDPVADPRDRRVDPAADARLVSGPHFHVLHLTGSVNQEAIADARGELTFVPLSPGCRAAGETVSLGEAVLIDDASLVEIAPGARALLCWAA
- the hslV gene encoding ATP-dependent protease subunit HslV codes for the protein MTNSHAQSAAPWHGTTILSARTPDKVVIIGDGQVSMGQTVMKPNARKVRRLHDGSVIGGFAGATADAFTLFERLEAKLERHNGQLLRAAVELAKDWRTDKFLRNLEAMMIVADKEVTLVITGNGDVLEPKGGIAAIGSGGNYALAAATALAEYEKDAEILVRKAMQVAADICVYTNDQFTQETIETQA
- a CDS encoding tetratricopeptide repeat protein, with product MKMRDITFLGAASVALLATMPAAAQDGAIDKRVERLEKEMRAVQRSVFPGGSPTFFEGEIAPDNTPGERARTNAPVIDLTARVDALESQLQTLTGQTEQNAFQLRELEKQFTAYKAEMDKRFADPAAVATPASLSPTPTVKPPATTSTAAAAPAKKPTTTAAKPANATPNAARLALVKKVEIPATGNDTKDAYDYGYRLWEAKLYPEAQVQLKQVVTKWPNSSQASFAQNLLGRAYLDEGKPSLAAVAFYNNYKDRPSGARAPHSLMYMGVALDKLGRKADACKAFRELEEVYGDKAPQDVRTDAATAKTKAGC
- the wecB gene encoding non-hydrolyzing UDP-N-acetylglucosamine 2-epimerase, producing MVVFGTRPEAIKMFPVVHALRQTPTLDVRVCVTAQHREMLDQVLEIARITPDVDLDVMQANQTLDGLLARLVVGLGETFDGEQPDRVLVHGDTLTTMAATLAAYFRKIPVGHVEAGLRSGNIYHPWPEEVNRKVAGAVADLHFAPTETAAGALRAENVPADRIHITGNTVIDALLATKARIDEEPVLAAGLDPLLARFAGKRIIAVTSHRRENFGEGMKAIADAIAGIAARDDVAVVFPVHPNPHVRSAMEPILGNLDNVALIDPLDYPHFVRLLAASELVLTDSGGVQEEAPALGKPVLVMRETTERPEGIEAGTARLVGTDKARIVSEIFRLLDDKDVYSAMARAHNPFGDGTAARQIAEIVARAH
- the wecC gene encoding UDP-N-acetyl-D-mannosamine dehydrogenase, which translates into the protein MPIDTHQTVTVLGLGYIGLPTAALIARSGCKVTGVDVSQHVVDTVNSGKVHIEEVDLDGLVQGVVARGALVASVDVAPADTFVIAVPTPHDDAHRPDITHVLSAARAIAPKLEAGNLVILESTSPVGTTEKVAALLAELRPDLKVPGACAGAADIFVAYCPERVLPGRILVELVDNDRCIGGITPRCARRAMTFYRQFVRGACVTTSARAAEMVKLVENSYRDVNIAFANELSMMAEQMGVDVWEVIRLANRHPRVNILQPGPGVGGHCIAVDPWFLVHGAPDHSRLIRTAREVNLAKTAHVIGAAEMLVSQYPHARVACLGLAFKPNIDDFRESPAVEVAAALARRFGQQIQIVEPYARGLPMEFAGTGAALIDLDSALAACDILIVLVDHDLFKSIPLEERSDKIVYDTRGLWLDQPNVAGASPLHRAA
- a CDS encoding metallophosphoesterase family protein encodes the protein MSFLGFLKRRQRDDRVSATPSRVPDGQRVYAIGDIHGRDDLFAQLLAKVEADNAARGEAFTTLILLGDLVDRGPDSASVIERAIGLGAPFDKVVMLIGNHEECFLAALTGDLKRVRYFVRIGGDATIRSYWGDDAAYAAASFEELAQQLPGVVPQSHIDFLSRGEDMVQIGDYVFVHAGVRPGVPLERQKLSDLRWIREDFLEANDSFDGIIVYGHTISETVDEAANRIGIDTGAYMTGRLTALGLEGDNRWFLDTVDDA
- a CDS encoding RodZ domain-containing protein, producing MTDEDVAPEQGELAITRTGDRLRLAREAAGLSLADVATRTRITQRHLSAIEKSDFSELPGRTYVTGFARAYARAVDLPEAEVGAAVRRELEEDAYGARPLYEAYEPTDPARLPTARMTWTLVIVALLLASAYGVWRFLSVEPGEALVAAQNRAADASEAPQSDAATPPTAKAGTAAVAANAPVVLTGISEVWIGFDDAAGKTENWRTLDPGETYQVPPEYIAQFTLRTSIPQALKVTVGGRDVGAIGPADTLVKGISLKPADLVARAEGNGAANAAATASAQPKG
- the hslU gene encoding ATP-dependent protease ATPase subunit HslU produces the protein MNKDLTPKAIVAALDTHIIGQDAAKRAVAVALRNRWRRQQLSADLRDEVTPKNILMIGPTGCGKTEISRRLAKLADAPFIKVEATKFTEVGYVGRDVEQIARDLVEEAVRLEKERRREAVRAAAEEAAMERLLDALTGKGASEATRQSFRQRIRDGHLDDSEVEIEIADAPSMPFELPGQPGQMNMINLSDMLGKAMGGAPKKRRKLKVIDAATRLIEEEQDKRLDQDDVARIALADAEANGIVFLDEIDKIAVSDVRGGSVSREGVQRDLLPLIEGTTVATKYGPMKTDHILFIASGAFHVAKPSDLLPELQGRLPIRVELSALTEADFVRILSETKAGLPEQYAALLGTEGVTLSFTDDAIARVAKLAAEVNERVENIGARRLQTIMERLVEEVSFGAEDMTGTTLAVDAAYVDRQLAEVVGDTDLSKYVL